In one window of Flavobacterium ginsengisoli DNA:
- a CDS encoding GNAT family N-acetyltransferase — translation MITIKEIPSKETYAVRQPVLRKGKPIESCMFEGDDLETTHHFGLFDDEDLIGIISLFEKINTIFAAQNQAQIRGMAVLDTHQKKGFGEALVKHCETYCNENKVDLIWFNARTAAVGFYQKMNYQPQGEAFDIKDVGEHYLMFKKL, via the coding sequence ATGATCACAATTAAAGAAATTCCATCAAAAGAGACTTATGCTGTTCGCCAACCTGTTTTAAGAAAAGGAAAACCTATCGAAAGTTGCATGTTTGAAGGAGATGATTTAGAGACTACTCATCATTTTGGTTTATTTGATGATGAAGATTTAATAGGAATTATTTCGTTATTTGAAAAAATCAACACTATATTTGCCGCACAAAATCAAGCGCAGATTCGCGGAATGGCTGTTTTAGACACTCATCAGAAAAAAGGATTTGGAGAAGCTTTGGTAAAGCATTGCGAAACCTACTGCAATGAAAACAAAGTCGACTTGATTTGGTTTAACGCCAGAACAGCCGCTGTAGGCTTTTATCAAAAAATGAATTACCAGCCCCAAGGTGAAGCATTTGATATTAAAGATGTTGGCGAACATTATTTGATGTTTAAAAAATTATAA
- a CDS encoding carboxypeptidase-like regulatory domain-containing protein, with protein sequence MFQKITCFLIVVASQACWSQSQDRSVFNGKVVSNTSDLEGIYVINAQTEETVMTNSSGSFSISAKENDVLVFSSISFKEKRVLLKQEDFSNLNFTVSLSMVMYQLQEVVVRRYDNINAESLGIIPMGQKKYTAAERKLQTATALNPTANSDSTAEGSLMAGGSISADPLLNFFSGRTAMLKKEVAVEKKEFFMKLLENMFSLDHFIDRLKIPADYVKGFEYYAIENDKFTVILNSKNKTSTEFLLGELAVKYKEMIAGEGK encoded by the coding sequence TTGTTTCAAAAAATTACTTGTTTTTTAATTGTCGTGGCGAGCCAAGCTTGTTGGTCTCAAAGTCAGGATCGTTCTGTTTTTAATGGTAAAGTAGTTTCGAATACCTCCGATTTAGAGGGTATTTATGTAATTAATGCACAAACAGAAGAAACAGTAATGACAAATTCATCTGGATCTTTTTCTATTTCAGCAAAAGAAAATGATGTTCTGGTTTTTTCTTCGATAAGCTTTAAAGAAAAACGAGTTTTGCTGAAACAAGAGGATTTTTCAAACCTTAATTTTACGGTTAGCCTTAGTATGGTAATGTATCAATTGCAAGAAGTTGTTGTGAGACGATATGACAATATTAATGCTGAAAGTTTAGGGATAATTCCTATGGGGCAAAAGAAATATACTGCAGCAGAGCGCAAATTGCAGACCGCAACGGCATTAAATCCGACAGCAAATAGCGATTCAACGGCTGAAGGTTCTCTTATGGCTGGAGGTTCTATTTCTGCAGATCCTTTGCTGAATTTTTTCTCAGGAAGAACTGCTATGCTTAAAAAAGAAGTTGCAGTTGAGAAAAAGGAATTTTTCATGAAACTTTTGGAAAATATGTTTAGTCTGGACCATTTTATTGATCGATTAAAAATTCCAGCAGACTATGTGAAAGGTTTCGAATATTATGCTATTGAGAATGATAAATTTACTGTTATTTTGAATTCTAAAAATAAAACTTCTACAGAGTTTCTTTTAGGAGAATTGGCTGTAAAGTATAAAGAAATGATTGCTGGTGAGGGGAAGTAG
- a CDS encoding Sec-independent protein translocase subunit TatA/TatB, with protein MFGIGGGELVFILFIVLMLFGSDKVPEIARTMGKAMAQLKNATNDIKSEIQKGAEANGLDAKSLNDLTGNINAEINNAKSNLLGDTGNLLGDTATEIEKVKEDIDNLSGPIKRQM; from the coding sequence ATGTTTGGTATAGGAGGAGGAGAATTAGTTTTCATACTGTTTATAGTGCTAATGCTTTTTGGTTCTGATAAAGTGCCAGAAATTGCGCGTACAATGGGGAAAGCAATGGCTCAATTAAAAAATGCAACTAATGATATTAAAAGTGAAATTCAGAAAGGGGCAGAGGCAAATGGTCTTGATGCGAAATCTTTGAATGATCTTACAGGAAATATCAATGCAGAAATTAATAATGCAAAATCTAATTTACTTGGAGATACAGGAAACCTTTTAGGAGATACTGCAACTGAAATAGAAAAAGTAAAAGAAGATATTGATAACCTTTCTGGACCTATTAAACGCCAAATGTAA
- a CDS encoding YceI family protein, producing the protein MKTIQSFLLTIIFTTMALEANAQKNYSIAANSTFEVAGTSTVHDWVMKSTEGTGSANLIIKDSKLASINSLSVSLLAESLKSYKASMDKVAYEAMDTETHKYIEYVLKSAEKIDDNTWNLTGIYTIAGVSKEYKTQVKVTTNKGSIILQGSNQITFGDFEMTPPKAALGVVKAGKDLTVIFNIILS; encoded by the coding sequence ATGAAAACAATTCAATCATTTTTACTGACAATTATTTTTACAACAATGGCATTAGAGGCAAATGCTCAAAAAAATTATAGCATAGCTGCAAACTCAACTTTTGAAGTAGCGGGAACCTCTACAGTACACGACTGGGTAATGAAATCTACAGAAGGAACAGGAAGCGCTAACTTAATTATTAAAGATTCTAAACTTGCCAGCATAAATAGTTTAAGTGTTTCCTTATTGGCCGAAAGCCTAAAAAGCTATAAAGCCAGCATGGACAAAGTAGCTTATGAGGCCATGGATACTGAAACACATAAATATATTGAATACGTATTAAAATCTGCAGAAAAAATAGATGACAACACTTGGAATCTAACAGGAATTTACACTATTGCTGGAGTGAGTAAAGAATATAAAACTCAGGTAAAAGTAACTACTAATAAAGGGAGCATCATTTTACAAGGTTCTAATCAAATTACTTTTGGCGATTTTGAAATGACACCTCCAAAAGCTGCCTTGGGAGTTGTAAAAGCAGGAAAAGATCTAACTGTAATTTTCAATATTATTTTAAGCTAA
- the rlmN gene encoding 23S rRNA (adenine(2503)-C(2))-methyltransferase RlmN: protein MQMEKKDIRALSKEQLRDFFVENGDKAFRGNQVYEWLWSKGAHSFEDMTNVAKATRSMLENNFVINHIKVDTMQKSSDGTVKNAVRLHDGLVVESVLIPTETRTTACVSSQVGCSLDCNFCATARLKRMRNLEPGEIYDQVLAIDKESRLYYNHPLSNIVFMGMGEPLMNYNNVIKAIDMITSEEGLGMSPKRIMVSTSGIPKMIKKMADDDVKFKLAVSLHSAIDETRARIMPFSKNFPLKDLREALEYWYRKTKSKISYEYVVWKGINDDKASVDALVKFCKYVPCKVNLIEYNPIDDGEFQQASEESIMAYIKALENIGVVVKVRRSRGKDIDAACGQLANKEAE, encoded by the coding sequence ATGCAAATGGAGAAAAAAGACATAAGAGCCTTATCAAAAGAACAGCTTCGCGATTTTTTTGTTGAAAATGGAGATAAAGCTTTCAGAGGAAATCAGGTTTACGAGTGGTTATGGAGTAAAGGCGCTCACAGTTTTGAAGACATGACAAACGTAGCAAAAGCTACAAGGTCTATGCTTGAAAATAATTTTGTAATCAATCATATTAAGGTTGACACAATGCAAAAAAGTAGCGACGGAACAGTAAAAAATGCCGTTAGACTTCATGATGGACTTGTAGTAGAGTCTGTTTTAATTCCGACTGAAACCAGAACTACTGCTTGTGTTTCTAGTCAGGTTGGCTGTAGTTTAGATTGCAATTTCTGTGCAACTGCAAGATTAAAGAGAATGCGAAATCTAGAGCCAGGCGAAATTTACGATCAAGTGCTAGCAATCGACAAAGAAAGCCGTTTGTATTACAATCATCCGCTTTCTAATATTGTTTTTATGGGAATGGGAGAACCTTTAATGAATTACAACAATGTCATTAAAGCAATCGACATGATTACTTCTGAAGAAGGTTTAGGAATGTCTCCAAAACGAATCATGGTTTCGACTTCAGGAATTCCTAAAATGATTAAAAAAATGGCAGATGATGACGTGAAGTTTAAACTAGCAGTTTCTCTACACTCAGCGATAGACGAAACGCGCGCTCGAATTATGCCTTTTAGTAAAAATTTCCCTCTAAAAGATCTGAGAGAGGCTTTAGAATATTGGTACAGAAAAACTAAAAGCAAAATTTCTTACGAATATGTGGTTTGGAAAGGAATTAACGACGATAAAGCTTCAGTTGATGCTTTGGTTAAGTTTTGTAAATATGTGCCTTGTAAGGTCAACTTAATTGAATATAATCCAATTGATGATGGTGAATTCCAACAAGCTTCAGAAGAATCAATTATGGCTTACATAAAAGCTTTAGAAAATATCGGGGTAGTTGTAAAAGTGAGAAGAAGTCGAGGAAAAGACATTGACGCCGCTTGTGGACAATTAGCGAATAAAGAAGCAGAATAA
- a CDS encoding polyprenyl synthetase family protein has protein sequence MNITSQIKRTIFNEMELFEKKFHESMTSKVALLNRITYYIVNRKGKQMRPMFVFLTAKMVSGGTVNERTYRGASVIELIHTATLVHDDVVDDSNRRRGFFSINALWKNKIAVLVGDYLLSKGLLLSIDNGDFDLLRIISVAVREMSEGELLQIEKARRLDITEDVYYEIIRKKTATLIAACCALGAKAVIEDDVQVENMRKFGELIGMAFQIKDDLFDYSEEAIGKPTGIDIKEQKMTLPLIHVLNTCTPQEKKWLINSIKNHNKDKKRVKEVIAFVKDNNGLAYAENKMVEFQQEALALLQNFEDSEYKDALTLMVNYVIERKK, from the coding sequence ATGAATATTACATCTCAAATAAAGCGTACCATTTTTAACGAGATGGAACTTTTCGAAAAAAAGTTCCATGAGTCGATGACTTCTAAGGTTGCCTTACTAAACAGAATCACTTATTATATCGTAAACCGTAAAGGAAAACAAATGCGTCCGATGTTTGTTTTTCTTACTGCAAAAATGGTTTCAGGCGGTACAGTAAACGAAAGAACCTATCGCGGAGCGTCAGTAATTGAGCTTATTCACACCGCTACTTTAGTACACGATGATGTTGTAGATGATAGTAATCGCCGTCGCGGATTTTTCTCAATTAATGCACTTTGGAAAAATAAGATTGCCGTTTTAGTTGGAGATTATTTATTGTCTAAAGGTTTATTGCTTTCTATTGATAATGGCGATTTTGATTTATTAAGAATCATTTCTGTTGCCGTTCGTGAAATGAGCGAAGGAGAATTGCTTCAAATCGAAAAAGCAAGAAGACTCGATATTACCGAAGATGTTTATTACGAAATTATCAGAAAGAAAACTGCAACGCTTATTGCCGCTTGTTGTGCGCTTGGCGCGAAAGCCGTAATTGAAGATGATGTACAGGTAGAAAACATGCGTAAATTCGGTGAATTGATAGGAATGGCATTTCAAATCAAAGACGATTTATTTGATTATAGTGAAGAAGCCATCGGAAAACCAACAGGAATAGATATTAAAGAGCAAAAAATGACATTGCCTTTAATTCACGTTTTAAATACTTGTACTCCACAAGAAAAAAAGTGGCTGATAAATTCTATTAAAAACCACAACAAAGACAAAAAACGCGTAAAAGAAGTGATTGCTTTTGTAAAAGATAATAATGGTTTGGCTTACGCCGAAAACAAAATGGTCGAATTCCAGCAGGAAGCACTTGCATTACTTCAAAACTTCGAAGATTCTGAGTATAAAGATGCGCTGACTTTGATGGTGAATTATGTTATTGAGAGAAAGAAATAA
- the pepE gene encoding dipeptidase PepE: protein MKSIIIASTSTLHGGNYLEYILPTLKTHFKNCKTILFIPYARPSGISHDEYTKKATEAFATINIDVKGIHEFENPQDAVKNAEGIFTGGGNTFLLVTQLYKNNIMQLLSETVKNGTPYLGSSAGSNICGLSMQTTNDMPIIYPPSFQTLGLIPFNLNPHYLDADLQSKYMGETRETRIKEFHAFNSIPVLGLREGSWLEVKGEKITLKGDLSARLFRQNEIPTELETESDLSNLK from the coding sequence ATGAAAAGCATTATTATTGCAAGCACTTCTACCTTGCACGGAGGCAACTACTTAGAATATATTTTGCCTACGCTAAAAACACATTTTAAAAACTGCAAAACAATCTTATTTATTCCGTATGCGCGTCCTAGTGGAATTTCGCATGACGAATACACAAAAAAAGCGACTGAAGCTTTTGCAACAATCAACATTGATGTTAAAGGAATTCACGAATTTGAAAATCCGCAAGACGCGGTCAAAAATGCAGAAGGAATTTTTACAGGCGGAGGCAACACTTTTTTACTAGTTACTCAACTTTACAAAAACAATATTATGCAGTTACTCTCTGAAACTGTAAAAAACGGAACTCCTTATCTTGGATCTAGTGCAGGAAGCAATATTTGCGGTTTGTCGATGCAAACCACAAACGACATGCCTATTATTTATCCGCCAAGCTTTCAAACTCTAGGATTAATTCCATTCAACTTAAATCCGCATTATTTAGATGCCGATTTACAATCTAAATACATGGGGGAAACTCGCGAAACCAGAATTAAAGAGTTTCATGCATTCAATTCTATTCCAGTTTTAGGATTAAGAGAAGGAAGCTGGTTAGAAGTTAAAGGCGAAAAAATCACTTTAAAAGGAGATTTGTCCGCTCGTTTATTCAGACAAAACGAAATTCCGACAGAGTTAGAAACAGAAAGCGACTTAAGCAATCTGAAATAA
- a CDS encoding O-methyltransferase, whose protein sequence is MHFISQELEDYIEQHSEKEPELLAKLNKETYQKILLPRMLSGHFQGRVLSMLSKLIRPVNILEIGTYTGYAALCLCEGMQENGKLHTIDIKEELIDFQRKYFDMSPWGKQIFQHLGEAVNIIPDLDLKFDLVFIDADKENYLNYWEMIVPKMNKGGIILSDNVLWSGKILEPVHPNDVSTKVLLEYNQLLKDDPRVETVLLPIRDGLTVSRVL, encoded by the coding sequence ATGCATTTTATATCTCAAGAACTAGAAGATTATATCGAACAGCATTCTGAAAAAGAACCAGAATTACTGGCAAAACTAAATAAAGAAACCTATCAAAAAATACTTTTGCCAAGAATGCTGAGCGGTCATTTTCAAGGCCGTGTTTTAAGCATGCTTTCTAAATTGATTCGTCCTGTAAATATTCTCGAAATTGGTACTTATACCGGTTATGCGGCTTTATGCTTATGCGAAGGAATGCAAGAAAATGGTAAATTACATACAATTGATATCAAAGAAGAATTGATTGATTTTCAACGAAAATATTTTGATATGTCTCCTTGGGGAAAACAAATTTTTCAACATTTAGGTGAAGCCGTAAATATTATTCCAGATTTAGACTTAAAATTTGATTTGGTTTTTATAGATGCTGACAAAGAAAACTACTTGAACTATTGGGAAATGATTGTTCCAAAAATGAATAAAGGCGGAATCATTTTATCGGATAATGTTTTGTGGAGCGGAAAAATTCTGGAGCCAGTTCATCCAAACGATGTTAGCACAAAAGTACTTTTAGAATACAATCAACTTTTGAAAGATGATCCGAGAGTAGAGACGGTTTTATTACCAATTCGCGATGGATTGACGGTTTCGAGGGTATTGTAA
- a CDS encoding phosphatase PAP2 family protein, which yields MLEKIQELDKELLIFLNGLGSETFDKLWLIITNQLYWTPFFLFLFYLIYKKIGGKQTLYLLFFIAILIAFTDQTCNLFKHTFQRLRPCNDPEVNTIIRVVQVRQSYSFFSGHAANTMAVATFLFLILKRYFKYLGFLFLWPLIFAYSRIYLGLHYPGDILTGYFFGALFGFLLYLVYRKLKPQYFPG from the coding sequence ATGCTTGAAAAAATACAGGAATTAGATAAAGAACTTTTAATCTTTCTTAATGGATTAGGCTCTGAAACATTCGATAAATTATGGCTTATTATAACCAATCAGTTGTATTGGACGCCATTTTTCTTATTTCTATTCTATCTTATTTATAAAAAAATAGGAGGAAAACAAACCCTGTATTTATTGTTTTTTATTGCTATTCTGATTGCTTTTACAGATCAGACTTGTAATTTATTTAAACATACTTTCCAGCGTTTGCGACCATGTAATGATCCTGAAGTAAATACTATTATTCGTGTTGTTCAAGTTAGGCAATCATATAGCTTTTTCTCAGGGCATGCAGCTAACACGATGGCGGTTGCGACTTTCTTATTTTTGATTTTAAAACGTTACTTTAAATATTTAGGATTCTTATTTCTGTGGCCTTTAATCTTTGCTTACAGTCGAATTTATTTAGGATTGCATTATCCAGGTGATATTCTTACTGGGTATTTCTTTGGAGCACTCTTCGGATTTTTACTTTATTTAGTTTATAGAAAGTTAAAGCCGCAGTATTTTCCAGGATAG
- a CDS encoding M1 family metallopeptidase has product MKKLSLLLLFPAMLVAQEKATTTPAKQEGKYDTNKFSQMYDLLATPNMFRTASGAPGPAYYQQQADYKIDVELDDKNSKLSGSETITYTNNSPDSLEYLWVQLDQNQARANTQSTLAESDKISQVLALDGFSSKYLKKDLERGFNIEQVKDVKGNPMSYTINETMMRINLTSPLKPGEKISFSIKWWYNINNYRKEGGRSGYELFEKDGNKLYVIAQFYPRMAVYNDVEGWQNMQFWGSGEFALPFGNFDVNITVPADHVIDATGELMNRSEVFTAEQVKRYEQAQKSFDKPVVIVTQAEAEAAEKGFSDKKKTWKFSAKNVRDFGIASSRKFIYDAMAVKLNNKVVMAESVYPKEANPLWGETSTMTVAHTLKSYSAHTFDYPYPKAVSVSAEDQGMEYPMICWNFGRPDENGVTSKEVKNGMIGVVIHEVGHNFFPMIVNSDERQWTWMDEGLNSFLEYLAEQELDPTFPSRRGPAKNIVPYMSGDQKFLEPIMSNSETIHQFGNNAYGKPATGLNILREVVMGRELFDHAFKTYANRWKFKHPTPEDFFRTMEDASAVDLDWFWRGWFYSTDFVDIGIKDVKQYYVSDTPTTDIKDVKVRKGRFGFEKGPFVYLVAGDNAEVNSSKKKALKIEDFKPLADYVDQTFTAEEKASIKSPKYFYEVEFNKPGGMIMPILVEITYEDGSKDNYKYPAQIWRKSNDTAKKVYATTKAIKSIQIDPQLLTADIDVTNNSWPKVETKSKFD; this is encoded by the coding sequence ATGAAAAAACTTTCATTATTATTACTTTTTCCTGCAATGTTAGTGGCGCAGGAGAAAGCAACAACCACACCTGCTAAACAAGAAGGTAAGTACGATACCAACAAGTTTAGCCAAATGTACGATTTGTTGGCAACTCCAAACATGTTTCGTACGGCTTCTGGAGCTCCAGGGCCAGCTTATTACCAACAGCAAGCAGATTACAAAATTGATGTTGAATTAGATGATAAAAATTCAAAATTAAGCGGGTCTGAAACAATTACCTACACTAATAATTCGCCAGATAGTCTGGAATATTTGTGGGTGCAATTAGATCAAAATCAAGCAAGAGCAAATACACAAAGCACATTGGCGGAAAGCGATAAAATCAGTCAGGTTCTTGCGCTTGATGGCTTTTCTTCTAAATATTTGAAAAAAGATTTAGAGCGCGGTTTTAATATCGAGCAAGTTAAAGATGTTAAAGGAAATCCGATGTCTTATACGATCAATGAAACGATGATGCGTATTAATTTGACTTCGCCTTTAAAACCTGGAGAGAAAATTTCTTTCTCAATCAAATGGTGGTACAATATCAACAATTATAGAAAAGAAGGCGGTCGTTCAGGATATGAACTATTCGAGAAAGACGGTAATAAATTATATGTAATTGCACAATTCTATCCAAGAATGGCGGTTTACAATGATGTTGAAGGATGGCAGAACATGCAATTCTGGGGAAGTGGAGAGTTTGCGCTTCCTTTTGGAAACTTTGATGTAAATATTACAGTGCCTGCAGATCACGTAATCGATGCAACTGGAGAATTGATGAACAGAAGCGAAGTATTTACAGCTGAACAAGTAAAAAGATACGAGCAAGCACAAAAATCATTTGACAAACCTGTTGTTATTGTAACACAGGCAGAAGCAGAGGCGGCTGAAAAAGGTTTCTCTGACAAGAAAAAAACTTGGAAATTCAGTGCTAAAAATGTTCGTGATTTCGGAATTGCTTCTTCTAGAAAATTCATTTACGATGCAATGGCTGTAAAATTGAATAATAAAGTGGTAATGGCAGAGTCTGTTTATCCAAAAGAAGCAAATCCGCTTTGGGGAGAAACTTCAACAATGACTGTTGCACATACTTTAAAAAGCTATTCTGCACATACTTTTGATTATCCTTATCCAAAAGCAGTTTCTGTTTCTGCAGAAGATCAAGGAATGGAATATCCGATGATTTGCTGGAATTTTGGTCGTCCGGACGAAAATGGAGTGACTAGCAAAGAGGTGAAAAATGGAATGATTGGTGTTGTTATTCACGAAGTAGGGCATAATTTTTTCCCAATGATCGTAAATTCAGATGAGCGTCAATGGACTTGGATGGATGAAGGTTTGAACTCATTTTTAGAGTATTTAGCAGAACAGGAATTAGATCCAACTTTCCCTTCAAGAAGAGGACCAGCTAAAAATATTGTTCCTTACATGAGTGGTGATCAAAAGTTTTTGGAGCCAATTATGTCAAACTCTGAAACAATTCACCAATTTGGAAATAATGCTTACGGAAAACCAGCTACAGGTCTTAATATTTTAAGAGAAGTAGTTATGGGAAGAGAATTATTCGATCATGCATTCAAAACGTATGCAAACAGATGGAAATTTAAGCACCCAACTCCAGAAGATTTCTTTAGAACAATGGAAGATGCTTCTGCAGTAGATTTAGATTGGTTCTGGAGAGGATGGTTCTATTCTACAGATTTTGTAGATATTGGAATTAAAGATGTAAAACAATATTATGTTTCTGATACTCCGACGACAGATATTAAAGATGTAAAAGTGAGAAAAGGACGTTTTGGATTCGAAAAAGGGCCATTTGTTTACTTGGTTGCCGGAGATAATGCAGAAGTAAATAGCTCTAAGAAAAAAGCTTTAAAAATAGAAGATTTCAAGCCTTTGGCAGATTACGTAGATCAGACTTTTACAGCTGAAGAAAAAGCTTCTATTAAATCTCCAAAGTATTTCTACGAAGTAGAATTTAATAAACCAGGCGGAATGATTATGCCTATTTTAGTTGAGATTACTTATGAAGATGGTTCTAAAGATAATTACAAATACCCAGCGCAAATCTGGAGAAAAAGTAATGATACAGCTAAGAAGGTTTATGCTACTACAAAAGCAATTAAGAGTATTCAAATTGACCCACAATTGCTAACAGCAGATATTGATGTAACCAATAACTCTTGGCCAAAAGTAGAAACAAAGTCGAAATTTGACTAA
- a CDS encoding carboxypeptidase-like regulatory domain-containing protein: MVGKVQEQSTPVEGVNIINNATQAATISDFDGNFSIAVREGDVLVFSAVNLEPVKRRISAEDLTVSSLVVKMTAKEVELKEVVVNENANITAENLGIIPYGQKKYTPAERKVYTATSTSIDKLLNKISGRTAMLKKEVNVEKKEMLFRKLEYLFDENYYTDRLKIPVDDIKGFQLFCVDDTEFAVSLNTKNKTMSMFLITDLARKYLTILENEK, translated from the coding sequence TTGGTAGGAAAGGTACAGGAGCAGTCGACTCCGGTTGAAGGGGTAAATATTATAAATAACGCGACACAAGCAGCTACGATTTCAGATTTTGATGGTAATTTCTCGATTGCAGTGCGCGAAGGAGATGTTTTGGTTTTTTCCGCTGTAAATTTAGAGCCTGTTAAACGTCGAATATCTGCAGAAGATTTGACTGTTAGTTCTTTAGTTGTAAAAATGACTGCTAAAGAAGTTGAATTAAAAGAAGTAGTAGTTAATGAAAATGCTAACATAACGGCTGAAAATTTAGGGATTATTCCCTACGGGCAAAAAAAATATACACCTGCTGAGCGAAAAGTTTATACCGCCACTTCAACTTCGATTGATAAGCTTTTGAACAAGATTTCGGGACGAACTGCAATGCTAAAAAAAGAGGTCAATGTAGAGAAAAAAGAAATGCTTTTTAGAAAGTTAGAGTATCTTTTTGATGAGAATTATTACACAGATCGATTGAAAATTCCGGTAGATGATATTAAAGGATTTCAATTATTTTGTGTCGATGATACTGAATTTGCTGTATCTTTGAATACTAAAAACAAAACAATGAGTATGTTTTTAATCACAGATCTAGCAAGAAAATATCTAACAATTCTCGAAAATGAAAAATAA
- a CDS encoding DUF6702 family protein, giving the protein MSSAFAFHKFYVGVFQVNYAAEKKMLQITSRIFIDDLNNAMEKKYHKKTFVGTSKETPADVELLKKYLSEHFLIKVNGQSKVITFLSKEVEADDVLVCYSRIKDIDKFKTLEISNTILVDWNSEQQNITHISAFDTKRSVLFTESSRKELLKY; this is encoded by the coding sequence TTGTCTTCTGCATTTGCTTTTCATAAATTTTATGTAGGTGTTTTTCAAGTAAATTATGCGGCAGAAAAGAAGATGCTACAAATTACTTCCCGCATTTTTATTGATGATTTGAATAATGCAATGGAAAAAAAGTATCACAAAAAGACGTTTGTTGGTACAAGTAAAGAGACTCCAGCAGATGTTGAATTATTAAAAAAATATTTATCAGAACACTTTTTAATTAAAGTAAACGGGCAATCAAAAGTGATAACTTTTTTATCTAAAGAAGTTGAAGCTGACGATGTTTTGGTGTGTTATTCTAGAATTAAGGATATAGATAAGTTTAAAACACTTGAAATTTCAAATACGATTTTGGTAGATTGGAATTCAGAACAGCAAAACATTACACATATTTCAGCATTTGATACCAAAAGAAGTGTTCTTTTTACAGAATCTTCAAGGAAAGAATTGTTAAAATATTAA
- a CDS encoding YceI family protein has translation MKTSTLKLFAVVTAFLGISSFATAQKSYALDSKSTFSVAGTSTLHDWEMKSTSGTGTASLNIANGKLTDIEALTVTLLAESVKSEKKSMDKVAYETLKTDKNKNIKYVLKSAEKVNETTWELTGTYTIAGVSKAYKTTVKTTVTANGLNLQGSNKITFTDFGMKSPTAMLGTIKTGQDLTIKFNLNFNL, from the coding sequence ATGAAAACAAGTACATTAAAACTTTTCGCCGTTGTAACAGCATTTTTAGGAATCAGCTCTTTTGCAACAGCACAAAAATCATATGCTTTAGACAGCAAGTCAACTTTTTCTGTTGCGGGTACTTCTACGCTTCACGACTGGGAAATGAAATCAACTTCTGGAACTGGAACAGCATCATTAAATATTGCCAACGGAAAACTAACCGACATTGAAGCTTTGACTGTAACTCTTTTAGCCGAAAGCGTAAAAAGTGAGAAAAAAAGTATGGATAAAGTGGCTTATGAGACTTTAAAAACAGACAAAAACAAAAACATTAAATATGTTCTTAAATCTGCTGAAAAAGTAAATGAAACAACTTGGGAATTAACTGGAACTTATACCATTGCTGGAGTTAGCAAAGCTTACAAAACTACTGTAAAAACTACTGTTACCGCAAATGGATTAAATCTTCAAGGAAGCAACAAAATCACATTTACAGATTTCGGAATGAAATCACCGACAGCAATGCTTGGGACAATAAAAACAGGTCAAGACCTGACTATAAAATTTAATTTAAACTTTAATTTATAA